From the genome of Drosophila gunungcola strain Sukarami chromosome 3L unlocalized genomic scaffold, Dgunungcola_SK_2 000005F, whole genome shotgun sequence:
AGGATAAAATGGtatcagaaatatttaagtttaattggCAATATAAAAGCCTAGTatgttttaatagtttttaggttttttaagTACGACTGCGCACACTCTACAACTAAATGTTATCAGAAATATTAAAGGTTAATTGGTTATATAAAACCCTTTCATGATCTGCTCaagaaactaaaataaaacataataattattaattaggGCATTTCTTTATTGCTTTTGACAGGATCGAACTCAGTCGAAGAAAAGAAGACATTTTAGCAGACTGTAacctatgtttttttttttttttcctattaaAAATCACTCAAATTTAATGGCCCATAATCGTTCTCTTGGtcaaaattaaagcaaatagtaaaaaattataaattaatcgtAACCAagtgtatatttattataaaacggtccttaaagtttaaatatgattttacgcattttaagttttaaaatttatgataGCACCTTGTTATAATTGAAccttatataatatattcctAGTACTATGTATTTTGTCCCTAGCTGTGTAGAAACCACCGACTTACCTGATCCTTGGTCCACTCGTGAACGGGTCCACCCTTGTAGGTGTAACCGGCGGCCACTGCCTTGCGATCGGAGAAGCTGGAACTCGATCCGGACAGATCCAGGGTCCTGCTGGGCGAGTATCCTGGCGAGGAGCAGCCGGAGGACATGCTGGTGGGCGAGGGCGGGCCAGTGTGGGTGCTGTGGATGCTGTGGGCGGATGGCTGCTGCTGGatctgctggtggtgctgctgctgccaggGCACTGTGCCGGGCGGGGATAATGATTGCGGAACGACTTGTTTAACTTTGGATCGTTTTTCGGGGGGTTACAAGTTAGTCAAGAGAGATAGAGAAGGCAGAAGATAGATAGAAGAGACTGGGTTAGTAAGCTCGCACTGAAATCCTTCGGCAATTGCGACGCAGAGCACATGGTTATTGGTTTTGAATGGTTTTTAGTTTAGACATTCATAacgtatatatttatagagaGATATACAATATGGGAAGATGctaatgcgaatgcgaatgtaAACGGATAAACAGCTGCAATGAACTCTCAAAACCTTGGCATATTATCATATGGTTATAACAGAATAACAGGTGTTCgattagttttgattttttgaaaCAGTAAACATATGTACAGATCTGTATGAAATGAGTTGGATGACGGGCATGATATGTCTTTCGTATCGGGATTGGGTTCAATCTAAAGGTTAGTTATTCTACGGTCTGGCTAGAGAGATTCGGAGGATTGTGCTGGTTTGGTTGGTTGCTTGGTAGGTTGGTCATAGGTCATAGTTCACCTTTGGGCTGGGCCTCGTTCACCGCCTGGCGGATCTCGTTGATCAGCGTCTTGCAATTGATGGCCGCCGCGCTCTGGCTCTTGTTGATCTCCGTATAATCGTCGCTGGAATGTCGCGAGGATCCATCGCCGAGTCGCCTGCAAAGGTCGAGCAACCGTATAACAGTGTGTATAACAGTATTTGAGTGTGTGTTGTTCCCTTTATTAGATTTCCCAATTATTTGCTGGCTATTAATTATTGAACCCATCTGCCATTCCAAATATTTGGATCTTAAACAAactaatgtttaaaaaaaagtaatttagaACTTTATACTTTAAAGGAATACGGAAAACAAACTTAGTAAAAATTGACGTGACTAATAAAGCCATAAACAATCTACACTTTGCTAACAGAAATTCCCAAAGATATCACCACATTTTGTACCACAAACTTAAaggatttaaaatgttaaaagtttCAAACTAACATCAAATCGAAAGAAACAACtctttttattgaaaaagcCATTATTGTAATTTATACCTCATACCTATACTTTCACGAATAttgaaactaattttattaagtataCACGTGcccacaaaaataatattttcaatgaatATATTTCCGTTTCCTGTAAGCATTTCCCTCCAATGATCACTACTTCATCCCACCAACTCTGTGGAGAGCCAAACCCACCTCTCGCGATCGGACAGCGCCTGGTTGAGTTGATCCGTGAAGCTGGATCCGGGCAGTGGAACCTTGCTGCCATTGGGCGCCACCCGGCGGCGGCTGGGGTACATCCAGCTCTCGGCTGGCTCGTGCTCGGCCAGCTTGTCGTTGGAGCCCAGGATGGAGTCGTAGGAGCTGTTGAGATCACGATTGCTGCTGGTGGCTGGGCCCGTGCCAAAGGTGGTCATACTGCCGCGATGGAAGTCATTTAGTCCGTTGTCCGCCGGGGATCCTATGCTGGCATTCTTGAACATGCTGGGAATACTGCTGCTAGTTGTGGTGGTTACCAACTGAGCCTGCtgcagctgttgctgctgctgctgttgctgctgttgatgctgctgcttgCTGGGATCCTTGTGCACCTGCGCGTACAGCTGATTGATCTGTGCCTCGCGAGCCGTCGACTGATTGGACGAACTGGACGAGGCGGAGGAGGTGGAGTTCAGCAGGATGGCCGTGGTGGTGCCCAAGTGGCCATTCGAGGGTGTGGGGGTCACCACACTGGCCATGACCGGCGGATGATGCTGGAGCAAATTGTTAACGTTGGCCAGCAGATGCGAGTTGCCATTGGAGAGGCTGCTGATGGTTTCATGGCTGGTAGCTGCCGCAGGTGCTCCACCTGCCAGGTTCAGGGCCGATCCCTCAcgctcctcatcctcctcctcatcgGTGTCGTCCAGGGTGCAGTCGGAACTGCGACTGTTGCTCCGGCTGCGCTTCAGTAGATTGCCATTCGAAAGCTGGCCAAGATCACTAGTAGTTGTAGCTGCTCCATTGCTGTTTCCATTGGCTGAGGGCAACTGGCGATTGGCTAAACCACCACGGGAGGCTTTTGTTTTAGAACCCACATTTTTTTGCGATTTGCAGGGTGCAAATtagtgtttttcaattttttttggttttttttttttttttttgcgatttgcGATTAAGTTTGTAGTAGTTGTATAGTTGGGCAAAATGAGGGCGCAGCGTGTAGGCGTGGCAGTCACAAAAACACAACACGAGCAAAGGAACGCAATACAAACATGAACGATATATATAGTACGATATAACGAACGGCACACAGAGATCAAATAAAATCGAGAGAAATGGAAAGAAAGAGAATAACAATTAGCAATGAACAGTTTGGACAATGATGGAgagcacaaaacaaaaagaagaaagTAGCAAAAGGAAATCAAGAGGAGGAGCAGTGGTGGTTGCCTTAGCCCAGGTGCAGTTCAAAGCTCAAAGCACAAAGAACAAAACGATCACTTTTAAACAAGATTATCATGGTCGTAGGAATGATTTTTGAAGCATAagctttttataaaattaaaaaaaatgtagagcCTAGTAAAAATTTCTACAGAttcaaaatggtttttaaaagatgtctaaaagtatgctatgatacattttaaagtccaaaaattgtattttaatctataaactagattattcaaaaaattagttaaaaatccaaaaaaaaaaatataagcataGAAATCTTAAGAGACCTAAAATCTGCTTGAAAGGTGTCTTATATACTTAATTTGctttgatatattttaaatctggAATGCAAAGTAATAATCTATGTAAACGACTTTCTTTATTTGCAAACCGTAAGGGAAAAAACAACTTTGCTCCACCTCTTTAAACTAGATtattccaaaaataattttaaaatcaatatcaatGTTTAAAGCTATGAACACCATCGtgtttaagtatatttttagcGTAAAAATCACTAAAggctttaaaaaagtttcttaaaatatttaatgatgaATTCTTAGTTTAGAAGGCAATGCATTAACCTCGATAAACGACTTTCTATATTGCAACGCCTACTTTTTTtaaccccttttaaaattgacaccttttttttaacaaaatattaagtaaataaatttaaagcacaaaaaaaaaaagattttagttAACAAAACTAatgtgcttttattttaagcatattttCTTCTTAAAACCATGACAACCTTGCAACGAATGAGTCAAAAAGTGCTTGGGTAAGATAATGGCGGTAATTGACGGTGAGGCAAAACGGACTCACCCAGATCGATTTTGGTCTTGTTAACCGAGTTATCCAGCAGCTCGTGCTGCGGCACAGCCGCATCCAGTTCGTCCTTGACCGGAACCTTGCGCTCCACAGTGGCTGTCTTCACGCCATCGCCATCGGGCGAAAGGTCGGAGATTTCGGTGTCCGACAGCTCCGTCTCCAGTTTGTGGAACAGTGGTTTGGGCGGCGTCTTGCGCATCATTTGGGGTGTTAGCTTTAGGGTGGCACTATCGTAGGGCAGGCCGACGGGGAAACCAGCCTTGCGCTGCGTTTCCTGCAGCTCGTGCTCCAGATTGATGACCCGATCCTTGAGCTTCTTCACCAGCGCATTGTACTCGGTGTCCTTCTCCTGGAGCAACTGCTGGTAGAACTCCTCGCGATGGCACATGTCCAGCTCCCGCTGCTGATACTCCCTCACCAGCCGCTTGGCCTTGTTGTACTTCTTGTCGAGCGCCATGTACTGACCCTGCGACTGCTGCAGCATGTTCTGCAGATTGGCCGCCTCCTTCCGGATATTTCCCAGCTCCCGTTCACTTTGGCGGAGCCGCTCGCTCAGCAACTCGTTCTCATTTCCCGTCGTCTCGAGCTTGACCAGCTGGGAAGgtttacaaacaaatatattagttggccgttttttattataaacaataataattgtgCAACTGATGGATAGATGATGTTgggtaaataataaatgaaataaaataacagaaaGACAAACCTTTCGTTTTAGATTTTGAATAATCTCTTCCTTTACCAGGCAACCCATTTCGCTCTgggggaaataaaaataaagtataataatagtaccattaaaattaaaaaataaaataaaatcaagaagctataaaaatagataaattgATAACACTGAGTAAAAGGtttcttaaagaaaacaaatctaagaaattaaaaatgcaaaagatagcgttataaaaataaaaaattaagtttatacATTATCAATtaacacaaaacataaaaagttttatcCATTACTGAAGTTCTTTGAATTTAGCAAACAAAGAACACATGAAGTATGAAATTTTCCAAgtttccaatgtcttttgaaacgtacattttaaataaaataaaattaaataattcaaagttACATAAAGTTAATCAAAGTGTTTCGAAAATGTGCTCTACAATTTTTTGAGTATCTAAAATTTCGTTTTCAATGATATTTTCAAATCCAATTACCGCTTTGTGCTGCATTTCAATATCCAcacaaaatgttgaaattcAGCAAAAGGAGAGAGAAGagaacacacaaaaacacacacaagaGTTAAGCACGGCTGCAAAAGAGATTCTTTCGGGGATTGGCCACCCTCTGGGGTCCAAGGGTCCCCAGAGTCCTTACCTCCTGTAGCAGTCGCTTGAGCGACTCTACCTCCTGCGAATGGGTGGCCTCCACCTCCATGGGATGCTCCACTTGAACGGGACTCGAGGGTCCCTCGCAAACACTCGAATTGGCCGAAACCGGCTGCGTGGAGTCCTCCGAGTAGTCGAGCGTGCGACGCAGGTACTCCTCTTGTTGGCTAAAATAACTTTAGATCAATTAATATTTGCTGGTTAGACTATATCCCAAGTAAACTAACCGCTTCAAGCGCTCCTCCTTCTCGCGATCCGCCTGCAAACTCAGTCGTATGAGCTGGGCTACCTCTGAGTTTTCAGGATCACGCTCGCGTCCGATTTGGAATTTGACTAGACCGGATGTATTGCGCAGCACTGAGGCTGCATATGCCTGTGTGACACCAACGAGACTCTTGCCGTCCACCTCAATGATCTGATCGTTGACCTGgaaattaaagaatatttttagtCATTGTGTTTGTAAATGCGTTGGacttcataaattaaaataaattgaatttaaagtgtcataaatataacatacatttttatcatttacattttatttacattagTCCATTAAATACTCTTATTTTACGAACAAAATAATcgttgtttaatttatttatttataataatttttaataattcttatttaaaatttttattttgaaaattttcaaatactCTTCAGAAGATGCTGATGGTTGTATTTAATCTTTGTTGGTAATAGCGCAATTCTTTAGAAGAAGATGACTTAATCTAAACTATTTCCAATTGGTAATTTTTCACCTTGGttcaatcattttaaattgaaaaatttacaaataaaaatggtatAGAAAATGTTGATTTGTTCTGCTGAAGAATTCACgttcttatttttaagtaaattagaTTAAGGGCACTGCATAGCTAAGGATGTTCTAAAGAATTTGCAAGcttgttttgttaaaaaatacattttggacTTTGAGGAATTTGTACCCACCTGAATGCGACCGTCTCTGGCTGCTGCTCCGTTATCGGTAATGGTTTTCACAAAGATTCCTAGTTTCTCTAAGCCTGCATCGGCGCCAACGCCCATGCCAATTATACTGAGACCCAGACCTTCAGGACCCTTCATCAATTCCACGGGGAAGACGTGCATCTTCTCCACGCGCTTTTCGAGCTCGTATTCGGCCGAAGCGGCCACAGGATCGACATCTTCATTGCGGCGATCGTAGTCGTTCACGGAGAAAGTGGAGTACACGTGGATGGGACCGGAGCTGAAGCGAACTTTGGGATTCTTGCGCACTGTGATGGGCGGATAAGAGCAGTCGTCGTCGTCAAAGTCTAGGAGACCTATTCGAAATACAAATGATTAATGAATGGATATCATCTTAATTAAAAGGTATATTTACCAGGCACTTCCATCCAGAAGTTGCCATCCTCGAAGTAGTGCACTCCCGCCTCTACAAGCACTTCCTTGCTCCTCACAGGGGGATATTCCGGTATATAGTACTGACTATCGTCGAGTTCGGTAACACCAGTGCTGAGGACCGTCGAATTGGTGGCCTGTTCGGCATCTGCCAGGGAATATGTGGAATTGTGCTTGCTGGAGATGATGCTGTCGTCGATGGTCGTGGTCTGGTTGAGTGTGGCATCCGATTGCGTGGACTCCACCGATACTAACGACTCGTGCAGCGATTCCCCACCGGTCACGTAGGTGTGATTTAGATCGGAATGTTTCTCTTGTAGATCGTAGCCGTTTTCCAGCTCCTCCCGCTGACCTGGTCCCCTGCCTTGGGTTGCCGAGGTGATTAGCAGATTTTCTAGACTGCGCTTGGGTGCCTGTGAATGgggttaaataataataattgtaattgtcttgctagtttaatttgtttcaagttttagaaattaaagTGTTCAATGGATCTTTAAAAAGTATCagtattttttcagcataGCAATCAAACGGTCCCAAAAAGtgtatacaaacaaaaaaaaaaaggaaggatCATTTTATATTCGATCTCATAAAtctttgaataaaaaattagtaacatacatatcaaatttatttattatttatttatttttttaaggtaaaatttttggaatttaaatatataatggatctgatttaatattagtttttaatatctaatattcatataatttccattattttaCCAATTCTGAGAAGAATTCATgaaccttttttaaataaatagtcCCAAAAAGCGACAGAGATTTCTGGGACACCCCCTAATATGGATATAAGCGGTTCCTACCTCAAGCACATCCCTTAGCCACTCgggctcgtcgtcgtcgtggCGAGTGGTGGCTGTGGTGGCCGTcgagggggtggtggtggtggtctCTGTTTCCGTGCTGTCGGCCTTGACGAAGGTGGCATTTAACGCGCTAGCGGCATGGCAATAGCCCACAATGTCCACGGCTTCAACGTCATCGGAATCGCCGTCAGCATCGCCGCAGCCGTTGGCATCGAACTCGGCCCTAGCgtggtcctcctcctcctcgtcgtcgtcctcctcTTCGTGGAACTGGCCCTCCTCTTGGTCCTCCTCGCCCTCTTCGACAATTGCTGGTACAGCTGCAATTTGAATGTCCTGCTCGACCACCACTGATGATTGCCCCGGCAAATCCTCAATGAGATTCTTGATGCTGGTCGGCGATGTTGCTGTGgcaacaacggcagcaactgccacgcccacgctGGGGGCGGCGTTGAGTATTTGCTCGACTTCCTTGGCCTGTTCGTCCGACAGCAGCGACTGTTGTCTACGTTTTTGGGATCagaaaaatagaaatatatataaagtttatGAAACCTTCTCTCTAgggatcaaaaaaaaaatactacagAAAACAGGACACCAACctgattttgttttccaaaatgCTACGCAGGCAGGATACAACAGGACAACAGGACATAAGCACAACAATAACAGGCAATTTacgataaataaatgaaagtaaacaaattgagagaaatgcaaaatttatgaaatatttatagaaacatgcaaatcattttaaataatacaaataaatgaatacGATTACGTGCGTCGCTTAAAGATTTATAAATGTTGGAAACGAGCAACGAGCAtgtgaataaaattaaaatgcatataatAACAGTAATTAAGTGGCGAGTTCAGCAGTCGACAAAAGtgtgcaattaaaatgtaatgcGCTTTTAATTTACACTACATTCAGCGGTTGGGCTGCCATTTTTCGCTAACGATTCCATTTCATCACCTCAAATTGGCTTTAATTTGTAACAAAGTTTCGGattcaatttaattcaattaaagaaTTCTTGGCTTTATTTATTAGCTGCGAAGCCTTTATATTATACTCTTTAAATTGCAACTTTGTCAACTATACTTAAGATATAGCTTCGAAAGTGTCGTTGATTTGAATCGGTTCTCAATTTAGTAACCTAactattttcatttacatttataaaccCAATATGTCTTTTAAATTCGCAAATTCTTAAGCGTCATCCTTACTACAGATAGCAAAAAAAGTGCTTTGAATTTATATCACCCCCAACCAAGAAACCTTACTATTTTcccttaaattaataaacccAACAAGTTGCCCTTTAATTGCacataataataaagtaaacTTGAGGACGTGAAATGCAGTCAGCGCCGCAAAGTACGCAATGTCAAATTAAACATGCACGCTTACATGAGCACGTAGCCCAAAGCGAGTTGGGTGGAAAATCGGGCGAAAAGTTATATGTCGCATACGCCGTGTTGCACACGCAATGGCACCTGAAGTAAGGAAAACAGGCAGGGCAGTGCAAGTAGTACAGGTAGACAGTTGTCAGTTAGCTGGGTGCATTTAACTTTTAAGTGTTTGTCACTCTCACTTGTGCGTGACGTCACGTGTAAGGTGgttatatatacatatctcGCTATCGCAGTGTTTGTTAATTACTGCCAACAATTGCCAGCGACAACGAGGACAAGACCATACACGGTGAAAATAAGTAATCTTTTTACTTTTCCCacgaaaataaacatttcctaaacattttatttaaacattaataatattataaaaaatacttagatgcatttaaaagcagaaaaaacaCATTGATATAATTACATTCACGTTGCGAAGATTAAGTAAGCATATTTTAGGATAcctaaaaatgaaaattctaATAACAATATGTTGTAGACAAATTTTCTAACAGTGCACTGAGAACGTTGCTAATCATTGAAACTAACATACAGAGCCTTAGTTGTTGCAAGTGGTTGATTATGTTGTTGATAATGAGAGCCAAGTGGCAGACACTGAGACAACAACAAACTGTCGGGTGAAGACCCAAAGTGGCCACTTTCCCGCTTTTACACTTTCCCACTTTTGCGTTTTCCCCCGCAGGTAGGTGGTGCTTATCTGTGTGCCATGCATTTAAATAAGCTTTCCAACAGTACATTTAtgtaattgcaattgcaattggcATTTTCACACGCAGCCCAACTGACTATAATTAGCTAGGCtttcaaaaacatatttgccAATGGCCTAAAATTCAACGATATTGCCCGACAGTTGACGGCAATTTCCAAATGGCTCCATTGAAAAGCAATTCAGATATTTCGATAACCCCAAATGCAATccaataaaatgcaataaaacaattagcCAGCGATTTGCCAACGAAATCTCTCGTGCAAAACTAACAATCaactaaaaacaattgaattggtccaaacaaaaattgaaaacttattCAAGGGGGTAACTTCTAAGCGGCTTATGGCTGGGTTTCAAAACTGCAAATGGAGGGATTTAGTGGAGAGGAGTAATCCTGCAACCCAGTCAAAACGAAAAAGAATTAGCATAGAGTTATCgctttataattaaaataaaaataacacgCTACCGTTTTTAATTGCTAGCGAATATGTGGGACAATCCCCTATGTTTTTTTAACCACAAACCTCTCCGCAGGTCGCCTGAAGCGAACGCAGTTGCATGCATAACaaaatattacgcatacgccgcatgTGACGCGCGAAACAACGATGACAAAGTTTTGTCGGCTGCAACGGCGGCGAcggaaaaataattacaagCTCAAAAAAGTAGGGAATGGGCTTCAGCTTTAACGATATTTAAACAACACAAACTCTGGAAATATTCCAAACGTTGCACTACggtacatttataaaaaaaaattggaattaCTGTAACAAATTAgttgattaatttaaaaatacaatgtAATGTGTGTTTATCAAATTTTGCTAAACTAATCACAATCGTTaaagatttgaaaaaaattaaataaacagaaGCCATTTTTAAGCCAGACGCTATGAGGattaatcaatattttaaagcttaaaacttTGAAGTCCAGATATATGTTCAATATCCTATCCAACACCTTTTAATTTATGCCAAGAGATTTATCATTTTTTCCCATAGTGCGAAAAGAAAATGCGAAAGACAAATGCAATTATGCGACGCTTGGAATTTTCCGTTTGTGCCGAACAAACAAAGGCGGAAAATCCGGAAAGCCAGAACGGAAGACTGCGTGTTGTGTGCTCCGACACTTTTCGTTGCCTAGTTATTGGAGCACAAGCACAAGTTGATTAGGGAAACGCAGCGGACATATGGAATGTGGCATACAGACCGTTTCACACAGAGCACCGCCGCCGCAAACAAGGTCAGTCTGCTTATTGTTTcgtcatatatttttaattaatttaaataacaacggCGAAAAGGAAACCGCAATGCAAAAGCCTTGCCCCACAAACTGAGAGCGGATTAAACTCACTCAAGAGCGTCGTTTTTCCTGTGGAAGCAAGGAAAATCCTCGCTCTCCGAGTGAGTTTTTCATGTGCTTAGGCTCCATGTGCTTTTTGGCCCTGGCCCACAATGACGTCATGTGTCTGACTCGCTCGGT
Proteins encoded in this window:
- the LOC128259539 gene encoding uncharacterized protein LOC128259539 isoform X4, with translation MEKPMHHAPAPAAVGKVSQIANIFQRKPIEIQPVEQLSAVAAAHAAAAAAAAAAAAHHAHNAHAPGTPAVRTESHSARFNNARALFEKLGVESNSNVSSRLLRSGSREDNLCDGSDRSSSRSSDRSQSPPKRRTPFPSGVSLVHNNNNAAATVAQNGVIPSEQQRLSNSKFIVEPAAAQVVVPTSVVKYPQHNISRLKSEEVTPPIPPPAGSGSVSALFANSGGDKPEKPERKFNSRELIEKQKKWTSHFTKTKTTRTHSDLNRCDIIRTVPGTGLIMDSEKVAKPTMETPNASPNPPAIKPRSGKIGSPVKSPPLPPIPAVKPKNVSPVKFNPERIVRQSPTKTADCSPPPPPAKSAAVLQRSLMQEQQQELLRNQAGDPPIPPEKPRKKSVDLIEDVQQPLTNCSTPSSCASPTSSSYIMQPAKRGSLDGSGVAGSGQYTGHGLSGSTNSATSGSPVASASSGPSSPVHTEDEKQENESTEKSEMEYYHGSNYNSVPRRRRSENEGRKSVDETSGSVNNSSQQQQHSIPGSASGSPQRVANKRSSITVNMPAAGLGQRPPSIISTTSQDEGGFNESTPEVKAKLQPSSYDLQTEEQPHSLNYVDVGYRLNPDGSESREVYGSEAELYDTAKVSDMQRKFHGANGFAQESSTVYAIIKPDVQDSQPVVVAASRGVHLQSPTSSSVEGSPLHRGAYNSPPVGVVSPIRRRNSNNQDQSVGGGGGAGGGSAKSTPPCSPARAALKGIAPIASIDAHEEEELDLEEEEEDEHLAVEYVEVLELEEEEEAPVLPERRAPAQNSLELQDLEYADTSAGEDEEDIINHLKGDFLDVELIDDVVDEVIKVHVNHSVAIAPPVPNAVPAAAIPREDSLPDDMTAAEAERLLSSRQQSLLSDEQAKEVEQILNAAPSVGVAVAAVVATATSPTSIKNLIEDLPGQSSVVVEQDIQIAAVPAIVEEGEEDQEEGQFHEEEDDDEEEEDHARAEFDANGCGDADGDSDDVEAVDIVGYCHAASALNATFVKADSTETETTTTTPSTATTATTRHDDDEPEWLRDVLEAPKRSLENLLITSATQGRGPGQREELENGYDLQEKHSDLNHTYVTGGESLHESLVSVESTQSDATLNQTTTIDDSIISSKHNSTYSLADAEQATNSTVLSTGVTELDDSQYYIPEYPPVRSKEVLVEAGVHYFEDGNFWMEVPGLLDFDDDDCSYPPITVRKNPKVRFSSGPIHVYSTFSVNDYDRRNEDVDPVAASAEYELEKRVEKMHVFPVELMKGPEGLGLSIIGMGVGADAGLEKLGIFVKTITDNGAAARDGRIQVNDQIIEVDGKSLVGVTQAYAASVLRNTSGLVKFQIGRERDPENSEVAQLIRLSLQADREKEERLKRYFSQQEEYLRRTLDYSEDSTQPVSANSSVCEGPSSPVQVEHPMEVEATHSQEVESLKRLLQESEMGCLVKEEIIQNLKRKLVKLETTGNENELLSERLRQSERELGNIRKEAANLQNMLQQSQGQYMALDKKYNKAKRLVREYQQRELDMCHREEFYQQLLQEKDTEYNALVKKLKDRVINLEHELQETQRKAGFPVGLPYDSATLKLTPQMMRKTPPKPLFHKLETELSDTEISDLSPDGDGVKTATVERKVPVKDELDAAVPQHELLDNSVNKTKIDLASRGGLANRQLPSANGNSNGAATTTSDLGQLSNGNLLKRSRSNSRSSDCTLDDTDEEEDEEREGSALNLAGGAPAAATSHETISSLSNGNSHLLANVNNLLQHHPPVMASVVTPTPSNGHLGTTTAILLNSTSSASSSSSNQSTAREAQINQLYAQVHKDPSKQQHQQQQQQQQQQLQQAQLVTTTTSSSIPSMFKNASIGSPADNGLNDFHRGSMTTFGTGPATSSNRDLNSSYDSILGSNDKLAEHEPAESWMYPSRRRVAPNGSKVPLPGSSFTDQLNQALSDRERRLGDGSSRHSSDDYTEINKSQSAAAINCKTLINEIRQAVNEAQPKVKQVVPQSLSPPGTVPWQQQHHQQIQQQPSAHSIHSTHTGPPSPTSMSSGCSSPGYSPSRTLDLSGSSSSFSDRKAVAAGYTYKGGPVHEWTKDQVGHWLMGIELERYIPVFKEHNVEGGALLTLDSKDFKTLGVCGDDKHRLKKRLKDLKANIEKERKDMERERREREKAIRKAEKKAAKKK